A genomic stretch from Theobroma cacao cultivar B97-61/B2 chromosome 4, Criollo_cocoa_genome_V2, whole genome shotgun sequence includes:
- the LOC18600856 gene encoding uncharacterized protein LOC18600856 isoform X1 has protein sequence MGIPLRRKTNETMRLLITTFAGVIFGFFLGVSFPTISLTKMNFPSSLFPSIDITYIEDKYSGLSTEALLDAFNTFKANKVMSVPSSKDNETKIWIPTNPRGAERLPPDIIESESDLYPRRLWGQPSEDLTIKPKYLVTFTVGISQKYNIDAAVKKFSENFTIMLFHYDGQASAWDEFEWSKRAIHVSVRKQTKWWYAKRFLHPDIVAPYDYIFMWDEDLGVEHFDAEEYIKLVRKHGLEISQPGLEPNSGLTWAMTRKRDDTEVHKVTEERPGWCTDPHLPPCAAFVEIMATVFSRDAWRCAWHMIQNDLVHGWGLDFALRRCVEPPHEKIGVVDAQWIVHQGVPSLGNQGHAEGGRAPWEGVRERCRKEWAMFQDRMADAETAYFKAMGMNTSNLIAHKWIES, from the exons ATGGGAATTCCCTTGCGGAG GAAGACAAATGAAACAATGAGGCTTCTGATAACAACTTTTGCAGGAGTTATTTTTGGCTTCTTTTTAGGTGTATCTTTTCCAACGATTTCATTGACTAAG ATGAATTTCCCATCCAGCCTATTCCCTTCCATCGATATCACATATATTGAGGATAAATATTCTGGCCTTTCAACCGAAGCACTACTTGATGCCTTTAACACTTTCAAGGCTAATAAGGTCATGTCTGTGCCATCTTCCAAAGACAATGAGACAAAG ATCTGGATTCCAACAAATCCACGGGGTGCTGAAAGACTTCCCCCTGATATAATTGAATCTGAATCAGATTTATATCCTCGTCGATTATGGGGTCAGCCAAGTGAG GATTTAACTATCAAACCAAAGTATCTTGTAACTTTTACCGTTGGTATTAGTCAGAAATACAATATTGATGCAGCTGTAAAAAAG TTCTCAGAGAACTTCACTATTATGTTGTTTCATTATGATGGTCAAGCCAGTGCATGGGACGAATTTGAGTGGTCAAAGAGAGCTATTCACGTGAGTGTTCGAAAGCAGACTAAATG GTGGTACGCAAAGCGCTTTTTGCACCCTGACATTGTTGCACCCTATGACTACATTTTTATGTGGGATGAGGATCTTGGGGTGGAGCACTTTGATGCGGAGGA ATACATAAAACTTGTCAGAAAACATGGTTTAGAAATATCCCAGCCAGGTTTAGAGCCAAATAGTGGGCTGACATGGGCAATGACAAGGAAAAGAGATGACACTGAAGTTCACAA GGTTACCGAGGAGAGACCTGGCTGGTGTACTGATCCACATTTGCCTCCATGTGCAGC ATTTGTTGAGATCATGGCTACTGTGTTCTCTCGCGATGCATGGCGATGTGCTTGGCATATGATTCAG AATGACTTGGTTCATGGATGGGGTCTGGATTTCGCTCTTAGGAGATGTGTTGAG CCTCCTCATGAGAAAATAGGGGTTGTAGATGCTCAGTGGATTGTGCATCAAGGTGTTCCTTCACTTGGGAACCAG GGGCATGCAGAGGGTGGAAGGGCACCATGGGAAGGG GTGAGGGAAAGATGTAGGAAAGAATGGGCTATGTTCCAAGATCGGATGGCTGATGCAGAGACAGCATATTTTAAAGCAATGGGAATGAATACTTCCAATTTAATAGCTCATAAGTGGATAGAGTCTTAA
- the LOC18600856 gene encoding uncharacterized protein LOC18600856 isoform X2 codes for MSVPSSKDNETKIWIPTNPRGAERLPPDIIESESDLYPRRLWGQPSEDLTIKPKYLVTFTVGISQKYNIDAAVKKFSENFTIMLFHYDGQASAWDEFEWSKRAIHVSVRKQTKWWYAKRFLHPDIVAPYDYIFMWDEDLGVEHFDAEEYIKLVRKHGLEISQPGLEPNSGLTWAMTRKRDDTEVHKVTEERPGWCTDPHLPPCAAFVEIMATVFSRDAWRCAWHMIQNDLVHGWGLDFALRRCVEPPHEKIGVVDAQWIVHQGVPSLGNQGHAEGGRAPWEGVRERCRKEWAMFQDRMADAETAYFKAMGMNTSNLIAHKWIES; via the exons ATGTCTGTGCCATCTTCCAAAGACAATGAGACAAAG ATCTGGATTCCAACAAATCCACGGGGTGCTGAAAGACTTCCCCCTGATATAATTGAATCTGAATCAGATTTATATCCTCGTCGATTATGGGGTCAGCCAAGTGAG GATTTAACTATCAAACCAAAGTATCTTGTAACTTTTACCGTTGGTATTAGTCAGAAATACAATATTGATGCAGCTGTAAAAAAG TTCTCAGAGAACTTCACTATTATGTTGTTTCATTATGATGGTCAAGCCAGTGCATGGGACGAATTTGAGTGGTCAAAGAGAGCTATTCACGTGAGTGTTCGAAAGCAGACTAAATG GTGGTACGCAAAGCGCTTTTTGCACCCTGACATTGTTGCACCCTATGACTACATTTTTATGTGGGATGAGGATCTTGGGGTGGAGCACTTTGATGCGGAGGA ATACATAAAACTTGTCAGAAAACATGGTTTAGAAATATCCCAGCCAGGTTTAGAGCCAAATAGTGGGCTGACATGGGCAATGACAAGGAAAAGAGATGACACTGAAGTTCACAA GGTTACCGAGGAGAGACCTGGCTGGTGTACTGATCCACATTTGCCTCCATGTGCAGC ATTTGTTGAGATCATGGCTACTGTGTTCTCTCGCGATGCATGGCGATGTGCTTGGCATATGATTCAG AATGACTTGGTTCATGGATGGGGTCTGGATTTCGCTCTTAGGAGATGTGTTGAG CCTCCTCATGAGAAAATAGGGGTTGTAGATGCTCAGTGGATTGTGCATCAAGGTGTTCCTTCACTTGGGAACCAG GGGCATGCAGAGGGTGGAAGGGCACCATGGGAAGGG GTGAGGGAAAGATGTAGGAAAGAATGGGCTATGTTCCAAGATCGGATGGCTGATGCAGAGACAGCATATTTTAAAGCAATGGGAATGAATACTTCCAATTTAATAGCTCATAAGTGGATAGAGTCTTAA